One part of the Ruegeria sp. AD91A genome encodes these proteins:
- a CDS encoding transporter substrate-binding domain-containing protein: MRQHLIISSLALAAATGAASAQEACSSYEIQRGDSLRELAIEVYATEDFRIIFDANRNVIGANPNIIRVGDVLELPCLEDVGRAPVLADTEAERLAAEMAAELVKAAEERAEKAVAEAEARVAEAEAEAKKTSEEAVVAARAAAKQEIEAARSEAAALIRNAGTGERPEIRDRQLLLITGGNYAPFTDESLPNRGLYTHLVETAMFRAAPEQAYKIQFVNDWSSHLDLLMPTLAFDATFPWSRPNCEDAAALSENDRNRCETYNFSNPFYEVVDTFFAREGSGYEQTLTYADFAGATICRPEGWSLSHMDAVSLYEPVIKLLRPTSPDDCFHALMEGTADIVAIEAHLAVEAIDRLGYQHRIIENPNLAAIKSLNVMTHKDNPDGEAILETLNQGLAIMQQSGEWRDIVSTALRHQMENG, from the coding sequence ATGAGACAGCACTTAATCATATCAAGCCTTGCCCTTGCGGCCGCCACAGGCGCAGCATCGGCGCAGGAAGCGTGTTCAAGTTATGAAATTCAACGCGGCGACAGCTTGAGGGAATTGGCAATCGAAGTGTATGCGACCGAGGATTTTCGCATCATTTTCGATGCAAACCGCAATGTTATCGGTGCCAACCCCAATATCATCCGTGTCGGCGACGTTTTGGAACTGCCCTGTCTGGAAGACGTTGGGCGTGCACCGGTGCTGGCTGATACCGAGGCCGAACGACTGGCTGCCGAAATGGCAGCAGAGCTGGTAAAGGCCGCAGAAGAACGCGCCGAGAAAGCCGTGGCCGAAGCGGAAGCCCGTGTCGCCGAGGCGGAAGCCGAAGCAAAGAAAACGAGTGAAGAGGCGGTCGTTGCAGCAAGAGCTGCGGCCAAGCAAGAGATTGAAGCCGCCCGTTCCGAAGCTGCCGCTTTGATCCGGAACGCTGGAACGGGTGAACGGCCCGAAATTCGCGATCGTCAGTTGCTGTTGATCACCGGCGGAAACTACGCTCCGTTTACCGATGAATCTCTGCCCAACCGGGGGCTCTATACGCATCTGGTTGAGACCGCGATGTTTCGAGCCGCTCCTGAGCAGGCCTACAAGATTCAATTCGTGAATGACTGGTCATCCCATCTGGACCTGTTGATGCCAACACTCGCATTTGACGCCACCTTCCCTTGGTCGCGCCCCAATTGTGAGGACGCCGCCGCACTGTCGGAAAATGATCGTAACCGGTGCGAAACCTACAATTTTTCAAATCCGTTCTACGAGGTCGTAGATACATTCTTCGCCCGAGAAGGTTCCGGCTATGAACAGACACTGACTTATGCCGACTTTGCCGGAGCAACGATCTGCCGCCCGGAAGGTTGGTCTTTGTCTCACATGGACGCGGTAAGCCTGTACGAACCGGTCATCAAACTTTTGCGTCCGACGTCACCGGATGATTGCTTCCACGCACTGATGGAAGGCACCGCTGATATCGTAGCTATCGAAGCGCATCTGGCTGTCGAGGCAATAGATCGGCTTGGGTATCAACACCGGATTATCGAAAACCCAAACCTTGCGGCCATCAAGTCGCTTAACGTCATGACCCACAAAGATAATCCTGATGGGGAAGCGATCCTGGAGACGCTGAACCAAGGTCTGGCAATCATGCAGCAATCGGGCGAATGGCGCGACATCGTGTCAACCGCCCTGCGTCATCAAATGGAAAATGGATAA
- a CDS encoding FHA domain-containing protein has translation MFKYKSPLSRLLEGAGKSKEEDVTENTTAVDGPASEEEKQEPIADFNALRAALAGGNMTSESYEETDELIPEEKMPEFNEVQAEAVAEPEESIFAEDSSEEDHAPEEEGAPTNVLTEEPVDEPVEVEQVVTLHVSEAPAETSPEEPTAQVVSEPTEPEEVEVEVAEAPVAEAKQVEVTVEPVIEQVEPAPVEDRRSRVKTTFLGFERADTHVQDLIETSEPVAKAEAVQETFPVAWLVVTSGPGRGSSITLTEGLMQIGRNDDQAIQLDFGDTGISRSNHAVIAYDPEDRKCYLGHGGKANLVRLNGKPVLSTVALSSGDLIRISETSIRFTAFCDDGFDWRDS, from the coding sequence ATGTTCAAATACAAAAGCCCTCTGAGCCGGCTTCTCGAAGGTGCCGGCAAATCCAAAGAAGAAGACGTGACCGAGAACACGACCGCCGTAGACGGCCCTGCAAGCGAAGAAGAAAAGCAGGAACCCATTGCGGATTTCAACGCACTGCGCGCCGCATTGGCGGGTGGGAACATGACATCTGAATCCTATGAGGAAACGGATGAGCTGATCCCCGAAGAAAAAATGCCCGAGTTCAACGAGGTCCAGGCGGAAGCGGTGGCAGAACCCGAGGAATCGATCTTCGCCGAGGACAGCTCGGAAGAGGACCACGCTCCGGAGGAGGAGGGCGCTCCAACAAACGTTCTGACAGAAGAGCCTGTCGATGAACCGGTTGAGGTCGAGCAGGTTGTCACCTTGCATGTGTCGGAAGCACCCGCAGAGACATCACCAGAGGAACCGACAGCGCAGGTCGTGTCCGAACCCACCGAGCCGGAAGAGGTCGAAGTTGAGGTCGCGGAAGCTCCGGTTGCGGAAGCGAAGCAGGTCGAAGTGACCGTTGAGCCGGTGATTGAGCAAGTTGAACCAGCCCCGGTTGAGGACCGTCGTTCACGGGTCAAGACGACATTTCTGGGCTTTGAGCGCGCCGATACTCATGTACAGGACCTGATCGAAACCTCCGAACCCGTAGCAAAAGCAGAAGCGGTACAAGAGACATTTCCTGTGGCTTGGCTGGTTGTAACATCAGGTCCGGGACGGGGTTCAAGCATCACGCTGACCGAAGGCCTCATGCAAATCGGTCGCAACGATGACCAGGCCATCCAGTTGGACTTCGGTGATACAGGCATCTCGCGCTCGAACCATGCGGTTATCGCCTATGACCCGGAAGATCGAAAGTGCTATCTGGGCCATGGCGGCAAGGCCAATCTTGTGCGCCTGAATGGCAAACCCGTTCTCAGCACCGTGGCGCTGTCCAGTGGAGACCTGATCCGTATCAGCGAAACCTCCATCCGGTTCACGGCCTTCTGTGACGACGGTTTTGATTGGCGGGATTCTTGA
- a CDS encoding PP2C family serine/threonine-protein phosphatase: MLATPAYDVALILNQGQRETQEDAIAARMFDASDAGYVVIADGMGGHEAGEVASEMVVAAWRDALDAELEAETLNEGSAIDALPLAAMQANAAIANHNEAQGKGFNMGSTMLGVLFLGRRVFWISIGDSPLYLFRDGALKQVNEDHSMAPVIAWKVASGEITEAEAQEMDRNQLTSVVMGGAIPKVDCPEDPLIVSPADVLVLASDGLQYISDAEIQTILRDHQQGLAQDIAEALLKAVQAKGDPDQDNLSIAVAKLTRT; this comes from the coding sequence ATGCTGGCAACTCCGGCATATGATGTTGCGCTGATCCTGAATCAGGGTCAGCGGGAAACGCAGGAAGACGCGATTGCGGCCCGCATGTTCGACGCGTCGGACGCGGGGTATGTTGTAATTGCGGATGGCATGGGTGGCCATGAGGCGGGTGAAGTAGCCTCGGAAATGGTAGTCGCCGCCTGGCGCGACGCTCTGGACGCTGAACTTGAGGCAGAAACCCTGAACGAAGGATCGGCGATAGATGCGCTTCCTTTGGCGGCCATGCAAGCCAATGCCGCGATCGCCAACCATAACGAAGCTCAGGGCAAGGGGTTCAACATGGGATCGACCATGTTGGGCGTCCTGTTTCTGGGGCGGCGTGTGTTCTGGATTTCGATCGGCGACAGCCCTCTTTACCTGTTTCGCGATGGAGCGTTGAAGCAGGTTAACGAAGATCATTCGATGGCACCCGTGATCGCTTGGAAAGTCGCTTCGGGCGAGATCACAGAAGCAGAAGCCCAAGAAATGGACCGCAATCAATTGACCTCCGTGGTCATGGGCGGGGCCATTCCAAAAGTGGATTGCCCGGAAGATCCATTGATCGTGTCACCTGCTGATGTCCTGGTCCTCGCAAGTGACGGGCTGCAGTACATCAGCGACGCCGAAATTCAAACCATTCTGCGGGATCATCAGCAGGGCCTGGCGCAAGACATAGCCGAAGCATTGCTGAAAGCTGTGCAGGCCAAGGGCGACCCGGATCAGGACAATCTTTCCATCGCAGTCGCGAAACTCACAAGAACCTAA